In the Coleofasciculus chthonoplastes PCC 7420 genome, one interval contains:
- a CDS encoding AAA family ATPase translates to MLTRLKVSGFKNLVNVDVRFSPFTCIAGVNGVGKSNLFDAIRFLSALADLPLIEAALAVRDEGGRTGDVRSLFHRIGNDYAPQMSFEAEMIVPGEGVDDLGQTAKASITFLRYSIELAYRQDNSLRSLGSLELLKEELVHINLGDAPKHLLFNHKAKTWRKSAVKGQRRVPYFISTEGEGTNRVIKLHQDGGSSGRALARSAADLPRTVLSVTNAAESPTALLARREMQSWQLLQLEPSSLRQPDEFTAPTKLGTDGSHLASTLYHLARLRKNLRQSDQEAEAQVYAQVAGRLAELLDDVEEVGIERDDRRELLTLMVTTRDGTTHPARSLSDGTMRFLALAVLELDPEAQGLLCLEEPENGIHPERIPKILELLQDIATDVEEPVDQDNPLRQVIINTHSPAVVQQVPEDSLLVAELKEEKAPSGQLFKGVRFSCLPNTWRHLKVAETETISTVPLGKLLAYLNPVSPEQPELNGNGQLETNLSLKPTQSKKRRVLDREDIQPLILGFPKEFV, encoded by the coding sequence ATGCTAACCAGGCTAAAAGTTTCTGGCTTTAAAAATCTTGTTAATGTAGATGTCCGCTTTAGTCCATTTACCTGTATAGCCGGTGTAAATGGCGTAGGTAAATCTAACTTGTTTGATGCGATCAGGTTTCTGTCAGCCTTGGCTGATCTTCCTCTAATTGAAGCCGCTTTAGCTGTTCGAGATGAGGGAGGTAGGACAGGAGATGTCCGCAGTCTGTTTCATCGAATTGGTAATGACTATGCTCCACAGATGTCATTTGAAGCTGAGATGATTGTGCCAGGTGAAGGTGTTGATGATTTAGGACAAACTGCCAAAGCTAGCATTACCTTTCTTCGCTACTCTATAGAGTTAGCTTATCGACAAGATAATAGTCTCCGCTCATTAGGATCACTGGAACTGCTTAAAGAAGAGTTAGTTCATATTAATCTTGGTGATGCCCCTAAACATTTGCTATTTAATCACAAGGCGAAAACTTGGCGCAAGTCTGCTGTGAAAGGACAGCGCCGAGTCCCTTATTTTATTTCTACAGAAGGTGAGGGGACAAATCGAGTGATTAAACTTCATCAAGACGGCGGAAGCAGTGGTAGAGCCTTAGCTCGCTCAGCAGCTGATCTGCCTCGAACTGTACTGTCTGTGACCAATGCAGCCGAAAGCCCAACAGCACTACTGGCACGTCGGGAAATGCAATCTTGGCAGTTATTACAGCTAGAACCTTCGTCTTTGCGACAACCCGACGAATTTACGGCACCGACAAAATTAGGAACAGATGGCTCTCATCTAGCTTCAACCCTCTATCATTTGGCACGGCTGAGAAAAAATCTCCGCCAATCTGATCAGGAAGCCGAAGCGCAGGTTTATGCTCAAGTTGCAGGTCGTTTGGCAGAATTGCTCGATGATGTTGAGGAGGTAGGAATAGAGCGGGATGATCGTCGCGAACTGCTCACATTAATGGTTACAACTAGAGATGGTACAACCCATCCGGCGCGATCGCTCTCAGATGGAACAATGCGCTTTTTGGCGTTAGCGGTACTGGAATTAGACCCAGAAGCTCAAGGTTTATTGTGCTTAGAGGAACCTGAAAATGGTATTCATCCAGAGCGTATCCCAAAAATCCTCGAACTTCTACAAGACATTGCCACGGATGTTGAAGAACCTGTTGATCAGGACAATCCCCTACGCCAAGTAATCATCAATACCCACTCACCAGCCGTTGTACAGCAAGTCCCAGAAGATAGTCTTTTAGTCGCTGAGTTGAAGGAAGAAAAAGCACCGTCAGGACAATTGTTTAAAGGGGTACGCTTTAGTTGTCTACCGAATACTTGGCGACACCTTAAAGTTGCGGAAACCGAAACGATCAGCACTGTTCCTTTAGGTAAACTTCTCGCGTACTTAAATCCAGTGTCCCCAGAACAGCCAGAGCTAAATGGCAATGGGCAACTGGAAACCAACTTATCTTTAAAACCTACCCAGTCTAAAAAACGTAGAGTTTTGGATAGAGAAGACATTCAACCTCTAATTTTAGGCTTTCCCAAAGAATTTGTATGA
- a CDS encoding DUF4388 domain-containing protein, with protein MCITGSLTDFSLPEIFRLLGKGHHTGLLTVNTDVSTPVTPNGVCYVWVYRGRIVAVDSQLKHLGLIKLIAQHQWMDRSQLTQLSESLPQEQPLGTYLQNHGLLTLQQIKWLFQVQVLQPTCTLFQLKTGHFKFSHEVKLPMLGMTGLSLNTLGANLLGLRSLRNWDALSDKLPDVNAGLLSVTGYPRYPLNALESQVWEYTSGTVSLREIAKQLRLSVKTVQQIAFRLMAVGLVEETPLVIHTACPQSVDAIATPLHPEVTDQPVSHSFLHNLMGFLADKSKHLPLRAA; from the coding sequence ATGTGTATTACAGGCTCACTCACTGACTTTTCATTACCCGAAATTTTTCGGCTCCTTGGTAAAGGGCATCATACGGGTTTACTCACTGTGAATACTGATGTTTCTACTCCTGTCACCCCCAATGGCGTTTGCTATGTTTGGGTCTATCGCGGTCGAATTGTGGCAGTTGATTCTCAGTTAAAGCATCTAGGATTAATCAAGTTAATTGCTCAACACCAGTGGATGGATAGAAGTCAGTTAACTCAATTGAGTGAGTCATTGCCTCAGGAGCAACCCTTGGGTACATACCTGCAAAACCATGGGTTGTTAACCCTTCAACAAATCAAATGGTTGTTCCAAGTCCAAGTGTTACAACCCACCTGTACCTTGTTTCAACTCAAAACAGGTCATTTTAAGTTCAGCCATGAAGTTAAACTCCCCATGTTAGGAATGACGGGTTTGAGTTTAAATACCCTAGGTGCCAATTTACTAGGATTACGTTCTTTGCGTAACTGGGATGCCCTCAGCGATAAATTACCTGATGTTAATGCTGGGTTGCTCAGTGTTACAGGATACCCTCGTTATCCCCTCAACGCCTTAGAATCTCAAGTCTGGGAGTATACCAGTGGCACTGTGTCCTTGAGGGAAATTGCTAAACAACTCAGACTTTCGGTAAAAACGGTACAGCAGATTGCTTTTCGATTAATGGCAGTCGGATTGGTCGAAGAAACTCCCTTAGTGATTCATACTGCCTGTCCTCAATCTGTGGACGCGATCGCGACACCGCTCCATCCAGAAGTGACCGATCAGCCCGTCAGCCATTCATTTTTGCACAACTTAATGGGTTTCTTAGCAGATAAGTCCAAGCACCTGCCGTTACGGGCGGCTTAG
- a CDS encoding DUF4276 family protein: MKEIRYTLLSDGSSDKALLPILTWLLRLHGVECAIQSQWADFRRLPQQPQDHSKRIELSLNLYPCDLLFIHRDAEKEPREKRVSEIKKAVEGIRESVSVPFICVVPVRMTEAWLLFDEAAIRRAAENPRGKQPLNLPNLSKCEELPDPKQYLCQLLRQASGLTGRRLKKFRAREREKIQRIAELIDDFSALQSLSAFQLLEADIKQMLKRQSW; the protein is encoded by the coding sequence ATGAAGGAAATACGATACACATTACTATCTGATGGGAGTTCTGACAAGGCGCTACTACCTATTCTGACTTGGTTATTGCGATTACACGGAGTTGAATGTGCTATCCAGTCCCAGTGGGCTGATTTTCGACGCTTGCCACAACAACCACAGGATCACTCAAAGAGAATTGAATTAAGTTTGAACCTTTACCCTTGCGACCTTTTATTTATACACAGGGATGCCGAAAAAGAACCTCGTGAGAAACGAGTTTCTGAAATTAAAAAAGCCGTTGAGGGGATCAGGGAATCAGTCTCTGTGCCGTTTATCTGTGTTGTACCTGTGCGGATGACAGAAGCTTGGTTATTATTTGACGAAGCTGCCATACGCAGGGCGGCAGAAAATCCCAGAGGAAAGCAACCTTTAAATTTGCCAAACCTCTCTAAATGTGAGGAGTTACCTGATCCAAAACAATATCTTTGTCAACTTCTGCGTCAAGCAAGTGGGTTGACAGGTCGGCGACTAAAGAAATTTCGCGCCAGAGAGCGAGAGAAGATTCAACGAATCGCTGAACTTATCGATGACTTTTCGGCACTGCAGAGTCTGTCTGCCTTTCAACTACTAGAAGCAGACATAAAACAGATGCTCAAAAGACAGAGTTGGTGA
- a CDS encoding S66 peptidase family protein, translating to MSQPFSGNRRALLKLLGLTLLATQVPVTANSLPLLKPRRLNPGDTVGLISPAGLVDQKTLDEIAPILSQLGLKTKLGTHLFDQYGYLAGQDVDRAADVNAMFADSSVQAVLAMAGGWGCNRILPLLDYQLIRQNPKIIIGYSDVTSLLLAIYTHSNLITFHGPLGTSTWNWFSIQHLQRILFDGAAMTLQNLLSTPVETITKGKARGRLVGGNLSLVAALVGSDYLPDWQNSILFVEDIREEVYRIDRLLTQLKLAGILDQVAGFIFAQCTNCPAGEANEPSLTLRQVLADHIKPLGIPAWYGSMIGHIQDKFTVPIGGMIEIDAERGTIRLLESVVI from the coding sequence TTGAGCCAACCCTTTTCCGGTAATCGCCGTGCCTTGCTTAAACTCTTGGGACTAACGCTGTTGGCAACCCAAGTCCCTGTAACGGCAAACTCCCTACCCCTTCTCAAACCACGACGCCTGAATCCTGGCGATACCGTAGGGTTGATTAGTCCAGCCGGTCTAGTTGACCAAAAGACCCTTGATGAAATCGCTCCCATTTTATCACAACTCGGTTTGAAAACCAAACTGGGAACCCATCTTTTCGACCAATACGGCTATCTGGCGGGTCAAGATGTTGACCGCGCTGCTGATGTGAATGCGATGTTCGCTGATTCCTCTGTCCAAGCGGTGCTGGCAATGGCAGGCGGATGGGGATGTAATCGAATTTTACCCCTGTTAGACTACCAGCTAATCCGCCAAAATCCCAAAATCATTATCGGCTATAGCGATGTCACCTCACTGCTGTTAGCGATTTATACTCACAGCAACCTGATCACCTTTCATGGACCACTCGGAACATCAACCTGGAATTGGTTCTCAATCCAACATCTGCAACGCATCTTGTTTGATGGGGCAGCAATGACACTGCAAAATCTATTGAGTACTCCTGTGGAAACCATTACCAAGGGTAAGGCAAGGGGGCGTCTGGTGGGGGGAAATTTATCGCTGGTGGCGGCGCTGGTGGGGTCAGATTATTTACCCGATTGGCAGAACTCTATTTTGTTTGTGGAAGATATACGAGAAGAGGTTTACCGGATTGACCGCTTGTTAACCCAGCTCAAACTCGCTGGAATCCTCGATCAAGTGGCTGGATTTATTTTTGCCCAATGTACAAACTGTCCTGCAGGTGAGGCGAATGAACCATCGCTGACGTTGCGGCAAGTCTTAGCTGACCATATCAAACCTTTGGGGATTCCCGCCTGGTATGGTTCGATGATCGGTCATATCCAGGATAAGTTCACTGTCCCTATCGGTGGAATGATCGAAATTGATGCGGAGCGAGGCACAATTCGTTTATTAGAATCGGTAGTAATTTGA
- the ilvB gene encoding biosynthetic-type acetolactate synthase large subunit encodes MQSETVRVRRVSGAFALIDSLKRHGVKHIFGYPGGANLPIYDEIYQAESAGELQHILVRHEQGAAHAADGYARATGKVGICLATSGPGATNLVTGLATASLDSVPMIAITGQVPRGAIGTDGFQEIDIFGITLPIVKHSYLVNEARDIPRIVAEAFHIASTGRPGPVLIDIPKDVGIEQFDYFPVEPGTIKLPGYRPTVKGNLNQINKALELIRAAKKPLLYVGGGAIAASAQGELLELAEHFQIPVTTTLMGKGAFDESHPLALGMLGMHGTAYANFAVSECDLLIALGARFDDRVASLPKQFAAEAKVIHIDIDPAEVGKNRNTDVPIVGDVRQVLIDLLRRSDQVGNGIDPEQTKAWCDRLQQWRDEYPLDLPHPQENLSPQEVIVEVARQSPHAYYTTDVGQHQMWAAQFLKNKPRRWISSGGLGTMGFGLPAAVGVKMALPSEPVICISGDGSFQMNMQELGTIAQYGIGVKIVILNNGWLGMVRQWQHLFYGDRYEATNLEVGTPEFVNLAQVYGINAIKVTQRQALPDAIAQMLAHDGPMLVDVRVTRNEDCYPMVAPGHTNSDMMGLHPHNPEPISPTILTCSNCGTENPATHKCCCECGTKLLDMPSTVALS; translated from the coding sequence GTGCAATCTGAAACTGTGAGAGTCAGGCGTGTATCCGGCGCTTTTGCCCTGATTGATAGTTTAAAGCGCCATGGTGTGAAGCACATTTTCGGTTATCCGGGCGGTGCGAATCTACCGATTTACGATGAAATCTACCAAGCGGAATCCGCTGGCGAACTCCAACATATTCTGGTGCGACACGAACAAGGGGCTGCCCATGCTGCTGACGGGTATGCCCGGGCGACAGGTAAAGTGGGCATCTGTTTGGCAACCTCCGGACCGGGAGCCACGAATTTGGTCACGGGTTTAGCCACGGCGAGTTTGGACTCTGTGCCAATGATTGCAATTACGGGACAGGTTCCCCGTGGGGCAATTGGTACGGATGGATTCCAAGAAATTGACATTTTCGGGATTACGCTGCCAATTGTCAAGCATTCCTATTTAGTGAATGAGGCTCGCGATATTCCCCGGATTGTGGCGGAAGCGTTTCACATTGCGAGTACGGGTAGACCGGGACCGGTGTTGATTGATATTCCCAAAGATGTCGGAATTGAGCAATTTGATTACTTTCCCGTGGAGCCAGGTACGATTAAGCTACCGGGGTATCGTCCTACGGTGAAAGGGAATTTAAACCAGATTAACAAAGCACTAGAGTTGATCCGGGCGGCGAAAAAACCGTTACTTTATGTAGGTGGCGGTGCGATCGCGGCAAGCGCCCAGGGGGAACTTCTGGAACTGGCGGAACATTTCCAGATTCCGGTGACAACGACGCTGATGGGTAAGGGAGCATTTGATGAGTCCCATCCTCTGGCTCTGGGAATGTTAGGGATGCACGGCACGGCGTATGCTAACTTTGCCGTGAGTGAATGTGACCTGTTAATCGCCTTGGGTGCCCGTTTTGATGACCGGGTGGCAAGTTTGCCAAAACAGTTTGCGGCTGAGGCGAAGGTGATTCACATCGATATTGATCCGGCGGAAGTGGGGAAAAATCGGAACACTGATGTACCCATTGTTGGCGACGTGCGGCAGGTGTTAATTGACCTATTGCGGCGTTCTGATCAAGTCGGGAATGGTATAGATCCAGAACAAACGAAAGCGTGGTGCGATCGCCTGCAACAGTGGCGGGATGAGTATCCTTTAGATTTGCCCCATCCCCAGGAGAATCTTTCGCCCCAAGAAGTGATTGTGGAAGTTGCTCGTCAATCCCCCCACGCTTATTACACCACTGATGTCGGTCAACACCAGATGTGGGCGGCTCAATTCCTGAAAAATAAGCCCCGTCGCTGGATATCGAGTGGCGGTTTAGGGACAATGGGATTTGGTTTGCCTGCGGCTGTGGGAGTAAAAATGGCTCTACCCTCCGAACCCGTGATTTGTATCAGCGGTGATGGTAGCTTCCAGATGAATATGCAGGAACTGGGTACGATCGCTCAGTACGGCATTGGCGTCAAGATTGTCATCCTCAACAATGGTTGGCTGGGAATGGTGCGCCAATGGCAGCATTTGTTCTATGGCGATCGCTATGAAGCGACGAATCTGGAAGTCGGTACCCCAGAGTTTGTGAATCTGGCTCAGGTGTACGGGATTAATGCCATTAAGGTGACACAGCGTCAGGCTTTACCCGATGCGATCGCTCAAATGCTTGCCCATGACGGTCCAATGCTTGTAGACGTGCGCGTTACCCGCAATGAGGACTGTTATCCCATGGTTGCGCCCGGTCATACCAATAGTGACATGATGGGGTTGCACCCTCATAACCCAGAACCGATTTCACCCACTATCCTGACGTGTTCTAACTGCGGAACCGAAAATCCAGCGACTCATAAATGTTGTTGTGAATGCGGAACGAAACTGTTGGATATGCCATCGACAGTGGCTCTGAGCTAA
- a CDS encoding RRXRR domain-containing protein, whose translation MIRVPVLSPDGEPLMPAKASRVRRWLKTGKARVVHNDLGIFQVQLVQPPLGKETQDVVAGIDPGKLFTGMAVQSRQATLFLAHLNLPFKNVTKRMTQRAMMRRGRRGRRINRKVTQDQRNHRQCRFDNRKGHKIPPSIRANKQLALRVVQELSKVYPFTDVVVEVIKAKGDKGFSPAMVGQFWQIEQLASAGYTVHTQEGWYTSDLRKYLGLPKSKNKAESSPAAHAVDGICLAASQFMRYRQIKGRSGTWLGGIEVTPCQFTVINRPPICRRQLHLMLPAKGKGRRKYGGTVTCHGLRKGDYVKAEKAGVTYYGYVSGDTKTQVSVSDANWKRLGQFTAKKVQLLQRNTGLVSTVGLSNLTTSSGKV comes from the coding sequence ATGATTCGTGTACCCGTTTTATCACCAGACGGTGAACCATTAATGCCAGCTAAAGCCAGCCGTGTTAGGCGGTGGCTCAAGACAGGTAAAGCCAGGGTAGTCCACAACGACCTAGGCATTTTTCAAGTTCAGTTAGTCCAACCCCCATTGGGAAAGGAGACCCAAGATGTCGTAGCCGGAATCGATCCGGGAAAGCTGTTTACCGGGATGGCTGTTCAATCTCGTCAAGCCACCTTATTCTTGGCACACCTAAACCTACCGTTTAAGAACGTAACTAAGCGGATGACCCAACGGGCAATGATGCGACGGGGACGACGGGGGCGACGGATCAACCGCAAGGTCACGCAAGACCAACGCAATCACCGTCAATGCAGATTTGATAACCGCAAGGGACATAAGATACCTCCCAGTATCCGGGCTAATAAACAGTTAGCACTGAGGGTAGTGCAAGAGTTATCAAAGGTTTACCCGTTCACCGATGTTGTAGTTGAAGTGATTAAAGCCAAAGGTGACAAAGGGTTTAGCCCCGCAATGGTTGGTCAGTTTTGGCAGATTGAACAGCTTGCGTCAGCTGGGTACACTGTCCACACTCAAGAAGGATGGTATACCTCCGATTTGAGGAAATACCTTGGCTTACCCAAGTCTAAGAATAAAGCTGAGTCCTCACCCGCCGCTCATGCCGTTGACGGTATCTGCCTAGCTGCCTCCCAGTTTATGCGGTATCGCCAAATCAAGGGTAGGAGCGGCACTTGGTTAGGTGGAATAGAGGTGACACCATGTCAGTTTACTGTGATTAATCGCCCTCCAATTTGCCGCCGTCAGTTACACCTAATGCTCCCGGCTAAAGGAAAAGGACGGCGCAAGTATGGTGGCACAGTTACCTGTCACGGGTTGAGGAAGGGCGATTATGTCAAAGCTGAAAAAGCGGGTGTCACTTACTATGGCTACGTTTCCGGTGACACTAAGACCCAAGTTTCGGTTAGTGATGCTAACTGGAAACGGTTGGGACAATTTACCGCCAAAAAAGTCCAGTTGTTGCAGCGAAATACCGGATTGGTATCAACAGTTGGATTGTCAAACCTTACCACATCGAGTGGTAAGGTTTGA